A region of the Sinorhizobium arboris LMG 14919 genome:
CGTGCTGCGGCGCTTCCACTCCCTCTCCCGGAATGAGAGAAGAAGGATGATGCCGCGCCCTCCAATCCCCTCTCCCCGCAAGCGGGGAGAGGGTTAGGGTGAGGGGCAATCAACTCATCAATACGGCGCCTCGACGGGCCCCATGCCGACATAAACGGTCTTGAGCTCGGTATAGTGGTTCAGCGCTTCGACCGAGTTCTCGCGTCCGAAGCCCGATTGCTTGGACCCGCCGAAGGGAATCTCGACCGGGCAGAGATTGTAGGTGTTGATCCAGAGCGTGCCGGCATCGAGTCCGTCGACGACCCGATGGGCGCGGGTGAGATCCGCGGTGAAGACGCCGGCCGAAAGGCCGAATTCAGTGGCATTCGCGCGTGCGACGACCTCTGCCTCGTCGTCGAAATCGAGCACGCACATGACCGGCCCGAAGATTTCTTCGCGCGCGATCGTCATCTCGTCGGTGACGTCGGCAAAGACGGTCGGCTGAATATAGGTTCCTTCGCCGCTCACATTATTGGGAATGCCGCCGCCGGTGACGAGCCGCGCGCCCTCCGCCTTGCCTTTCTCGATATAGGAGAAAACCTTGTCGCGCTGCGCCGCCGAGACCATCGGCCCGAGCTGCGTCGCCTCGTCCATCGGGTCGCCGATGACGATGGCTTCGGTACGCTCCTTGAGACGGGCGAGGAAAGGCTCCTTGATCTTCTTCTGCACGAAGACGCGGGTCCCGTTGGAGCAGACCTGGCCGGTCGAATAGAAATTGCCGAGCATGGCGCCGCCGATGGCGCTTTCGAGGTCGGCGTCGTCGAAGACGATCAGCGGCGACTTGCCGCCGAGCTCCATCGTGACGTGCTTGAGTTCGGCGGCGGCGGCGCCCGCCACTCGTTTTCCCGTCGGGACGGAGCCGGTGAGCGACACTTTGGCGACGTCCGGATGGTTGACGAGGAGGGGGCCTGTGGTGCGGTCGCCCTGGACGACGTTGTAAAGGCCCTTCGGCAGACCCGCCTCGATCAGGATCTCGGCGATCTTCAGCGCACCGAGAGGCGTGTTTTCCGACGGCTTGAACACCATTGCATTGCCGGCGGCGAGCGCAGGCGCACCTTTCCAGCAGGCGATCTGCTGCGGGTAGTTCCAGGCGCCGATGCCGACGCAGACGCCGAGCGGCACCCGCTTCGTATAGGCGAAGTCGCCGCCCAGCGGGATATAGTCGCCATTGAGCGCCGCGGGCGCGACGCCGCCGAAGAATTCGAAACTGTCGGCGCCGGAGGTAGGATCTGCGACGATGGTCTCCTGAATCGGCTTG
Encoded here:
- the betB gene encoding betaine-aldehyde dehydrogenase, yielding MRAQPKASHFIDGEYVEDAAGTVIESIYPATGEVIARLHAATPAIVEKAIAAAKRAQPEWAAMSPTARGRILKRAAEIMRERNRELSELETLDTGKPIQETIVADPTSGADSFEFFGGVAPAALNGDYIPLGGDFAYTKRVPLGVCVGIGAWNYPQQIACWKGAPALAAGNAMVFKPSENTPLGALKIAEILIEAGLPKGLYNVVQGDRTTGPLLVNHPDVAKVSLTGSVPTGKRVAGAAAAELKHVTMELGGKSPLIVFDDADLESAIGGAMLGNFYSTGQVCSNGTRVFVQKKIKEPFLARLKERTEAIVIGDPMDEATQLGPMVSAAQRDKVFSYIEKGKAEGARLVTGGGIPNNVSGEGTYIQPTVFADVTDEMTIAREEIFGPVMCVLDFDDEAEVVARANATEFGLSAGVFTADLTRAHRVVDGLDAGTLWINTYNLCPVEIPFGGSKQSGFGRENSVEALNHYTELKTVYVGMGPVEAPY